In the genome of Myxococcus stipitatus, one region contains:
- the treS gene encoding maltose alpha-D-glucosyltransferase, with protein MDLDPLWYKKALIYELHLRAFHDSNGDGHGDIPGLIEKLPYLQDLGIDCLWILPHYPSPLRDDGYDIADFYGVHPDYGTLADFQRLIDEAHKRGLRIITELVVNHTSDQHPWFQEARSDPKSPKRDWYVWSDTDERYKGARIIFTDTERSNWTWDPVAKQYFWHRFFSHQPDLNYDNPQVQEAMLDVMRFWLNMGVDGFRCDAVPYLFEREGTNCENLPETHAFLKRLRKTIDAEYPGKMLLAEANQWPADVRVYFGDGDEFNMGFHFPVMPRLFMGIRREDRTPIVEIMQQTPDIPESCQWAIFLRNHDELTLEMVTDEDRDYMYREYATDPRMRLNLGIRRRLAPLMDNGRRRIELMHSLLFTLPGTPVLYYGDEIGMGDNIYLGDRNGVRTPMQWTGDRNAGFSRADYARLYAPVIADPVYGYQSINVEAQDRVKSSLLHWVKRMIRIRQRYPVFALGTLRFLPAENRKVLAFVREWEGQTVLVVCSLSRFAQPAVLDLRDWEGMVPVEMIGDTPFPRITAAPYQFSMGPYMFLWFRLDRPLPGGGRA; from the coding sequence ATGGACCTGGATCCCCTCTGGTACAAGAAGGCCCTCATCTACGAGCTGCACCTGCGCGCGTTCCACGACTCGAACGGCGATGGCCACGGCGACATCCCGGGCCTCATCGAGAAGCTGCCCTACCTTCAGGACCTGGGCATCGACTGTCTCTGGATCCTCCCGCACTACCCTTCGCCATTGCGCGATGACGGCTACGACATCGCGGACTTCTACGGCGTGCACCCGGACTACGGCACGCTGGCGGACTTCCAGCGGCTGATCGACGAGGCCCACAAGCGCGGCCTGCGCATCATCACCGAGCTGGTCGTCAACCACACCAGCGACCAGCACCCCTGGTTCCAGGAGGCGCGCAGCGACCCGAAGAGCCCCAAGCGCGACTGGTACGTCTGGAGCGACACGGACGAGCGCTACAAGGGCGCGCGCATCATCTTCACCGACACGGAGCGCTCCAACTGGACGTGGGACCCGGTGGCCAAGCAGTACTTCTGGCACCGCTTCTTCAGCCACCAGCCGGACCTCAACTACGACAACCCCCAGGTGCAGGAGGCCATGCTGGACGTCATGCGCTTCTGGCTGAACATGGGCGTGGACGGCTTCCGCTGCGACGCCGTGCCCTACCTGTTCGAGCGCGAGGGCACCAACTGCGAGAACCTCCCGGAGACGCACGCGTTCCTCAAGCGGCTGCGGAAGACCATCGACGCGGAGTACCCGGGGAAGATGCTGCTCGCGGAGGCCAACCAGTGGCCCGCCGACGTGCGCGTCTATTTCGGCGACGGCGACGAGTTCAACATGGGCTTCCACTTCCCGGTGATGCCGCGCCTGTTCATGGGCATCCGCCGCGAGGACCGCACGCCCATCGTCGAGATCATGCAGCAGACGCCGGACATCCCGGAGTCGTGTCAGTGGGCGATCTTCCTGCGCAACCACGACGAGCTGACGCTGGAGATGGTGACGGACGAGGACCGGGACTACATGTACCGGGAATACGCCACGGACCCTCGGATGCGGCTCAACCTGGGCATCCGCCGCCGCCTCGCGCCGCTGATGGACAACGGCCGCCGGCGCATCGAGCTGATGCACAGCCTGCTGTTCACCCTGCCCGGCACGCCCGTCCTCTACTACGGCGATGAGATTGGCATGGGGGACAACATCTACCTGGGCGACCGCAACGGCGTGCGCACGCCCATGCAGTGGACGGGCGACCGCAACGCGGGCTTCAGCCGCGCGGACTATGCGCGCCTGTACGCGCCCGTCATCGCGGACCCCGTCTACGGCTACCAGTCCATCAACGTGGAGGCGCAGGACCGGGTGAAGTCCAGCCTCCTGCACTGGGTGAAGCGGATGATCCGCATCCGCCAGCGCTACCCCGTCTTCGCATTGGGGACGCTGCGCTTCCTTCCCGCGGAGAACCGCAAGGTGCTGGCCTTCGTACGGGAGTGGGAAGGCCAGACGGTGCTCGTGGTGTGCAGCCTGTCGCGCTTCGCGCAGCCGGCGGTGCTGGACCTCCGGGACTGGGAGGGCATGGTGCCCGTGGAGATGATTGGAGACACGCCCTTCCCTCGAATCACCGCCGCCCCCTACCAGTTCTCGATGGGGCCCTACATGTTCCTGTGGTTTCGGCTGGACCGGCCGCTGCCCGGAGGAGGCCGCGCATGA
- a CDS encoding alpha-1,4-glucan--maltose-1-phosphate maltosyltransferase, whose amino-acid sequence MRDRIGSVFIEGVQPQVDGGRHAVKRIAGEHLTVRADIFKEGHDVLAAIVRWRQSAPPEAKGEWHEVPMRPLGNDAWEARFPLARNGRYEFTIEAWPDLFRTWTSELKRKVDAGRDVRSELLEGAALLEGAAVRARPVDADDARVLAEAAMRLRQPPSPDLLAVALAPELADVASAHPDRALARRYEPVLEVFADREKARFAAWYEFFPRSAKRDGVTHGTFQDAEAWLPYIQGLGFDVVYLPPIHPIGRTARKGKNNSLKAGPDDVGSPWAIGATEGGHKAVHPKLGTLEDFRHFVRAAGTHGIEVALDLAFQCSPDHPYVKEHPEWFQHRPDGTIKTAENPPKRYEDIVNFDWMGPAREALWAELESVVLHWVAQGVRTFRVDNPHTKPIQFWEWLIRRVQEHHPDVLFLSEAFTRPKVMKALGKVGFTQSYTYFTWRNFKAELQEYLEEITQPPVSDTFRGNLWPNTPDILPEALQNAGPGAFRVRAALAATLSSVYGMYCGFELCEGRPLPGKEEYLDSEKYQLVAWDLDRPGNIRDWIASLNAARRAQPALHAYDSLRFFESNNERVLFYGKRSADGASTVLVAVSLDPYAPQEALLRLPLDWLGTRPDETYQVHELMTDQRSLWQGPHVQVRLTPEQPAALWAVYRYRRTEHAFDYYE is encoded by the coding sequence ATGAGAGACCGAATCGGGAGCGTGTTCATCGAGGGAGTCCAGCCCCAGGTCGACGGTGGCCGACACGCCGTCAAGCGCATCGCCGGAGAGCACCTCACCGTCCGCGCGGACATCTTCAAGGAGGGCCATGACGTCCTCGCGGCCATCGTCCGCTGGCGGCAGAGCGCCCCACCCGAGGCGAAGGGTGAGTGGCATGAAGTCCCCATGCGTCCACTCGGCAACGACGCCTGGGAGGCCCGCTTCCCCCTGGCCCGCAACGGCCGCTACGAGTTCACGATTGAAGCCTGGCCGGACCTCTTCCGCACCTGGACCTCCGAGCTGAAGCGCAAGGTGGACGCGGGCCGGGATGTGCGCAGCGAGCTGCTGGAGGGCGCCGCGCTGCTGGAAGGGGCCGCCGTCCGCGCGAGGCCCGTGGACGCGGATGATGCGCGCGTGCTCGCCGAGGCGGCGATGAGGTTGCGGCAGCCCCCGAGTCCGGACCTGCTCGCGGTGGCGCTGGCGCCGGAGCTCGCGGACGTGGCCTCGGCGCATCCGGACCGCGCGCTGGCGCGGCGATATGAGCCGGTGCTGGAGGTGTTCGCGGACCGCGAGAAGGCGCGCTTCGCTGCGTGGTACGAGTTCTTCCCCCGCTCCGCGAAGCGCGACGGTGTCACGCACGGCACCTTCCAGGACGCGGAAGCGTGGCTGCCGTACATCCAGGGCCTGGGCTTCGACGTCGTCTACCTGCCGCCCATCCATCCCATCGGTCGCACCGCGCGCAAGGGGAAGAACAACAGCCTGAAGGCGGGGCCCGACGACGTGGGGAGCCCGTGGGCCATCGGCGCCACGGAGGGTGGACACAAGGCGGTGCATCCGAAGCTGGGCACCCTCGAGGACTTCCGTCACTTCGTGCGCGCCGCGGGCACACACGGCATCGAGGTGGCGCTGGACCTGGCCTTCCAATGCTCTCCGGACCACCCCTACGTGAAGGAGCATCCGGAGTGGTTCCAGCACCGGCCGGACGGCACCATCAAGACGGCGGAGAACCCGCCGAAGCGCTACGAGGACATCGTCAACTTCGACTGGATGGGCCCCGCGCGCGAGGCGCTGTGGGCGGAGCTGGAGTCGGTGGTGCTCCACTGGGTGGCGCAAGGCGTGCGGACGTTTCGCGTGGACAACCCCCACACCAAGCCCATCCAGTTCTGGGAGTGGCTCATCCGTCGCGTGCAGGAGCACCACCCCGACGTGCTGTTCCTCTCCGAGGCCTTCACCCGCCCCAAGGTCATGAAGGCCCTGGGCAAGGTGGGCTTCACCCAGTCGTACACGTACTTCACGTGGCGCAACTTCAAGGCGGAGCTCCAGGAGTACCTGGAGGAGATCACCCAGCCCCCCGTGTCCGACACCTTCCGGGGCAACCTCTGGCCCAACACGCCGGACATCCTCCCGGAGGCGCTGCAGAACGCGGGGCCCGGAGCGTTCCGGGTGCGCGCGGCGCTTGCCGCGACGCTCTCCTCGGTCTACGGGATGTACTGTGGCTTCGAGCTGTGTGAGGGCCGCCCGCTGCCGGGCAAGGAGGAGTACCTGGACTCGGAGAAGTACCAGCTGGTGGCGTGGGACCTGGACCGCCCTGGGAACATCCGGGACTGGATCGCGAGCCTCAACGCCGCGCGTCGCGCGCAGCCCGCGCTGCATGCCTACGACAGCCTGCGCTTCTTCGAGTCGAACAACGAGCGGGTCCTCTTCTACGGCAAGCGCTCCGCGGATGGCGCCAGCACCGTCCTCGTCGCGGTGAGCCTGGACCCGTACGCGCCCCAGGAGGCCCTCTTGAGGCTGCCGCTGGACTGGCTGGGAACCCGGCCGGACGAGACGTACCAGGTGCACGAGCTGATGACGGACCAGCGCTCGCTATGGCAAGGCCCTCATGTGCAGGTGCGCCTGACTCCCGAGCAACCCGCGGCCCTGTGGGCCGTCTATCGCTACCGCCGTACCGAGCACGCATTCGACTACTACGAGTGA
- a CDS encoding HAMP domain-containing sensor histidine kinase, whose amino-acid sequence MKLRTRLALTAVVAVIPVVVTMLVLQRSLWEYSQEDALEAAVLARMQVERERCEASPETWRPRPSEEGALPGRVVFESGEARHLRRPRPEVIEGPEGPRPKKPGREPTFMTLFPYDSRLSSRNALAPGLTAEVRESLRAGMGARRFEQDGREVLDLWVRMPWEDGPCAFVLARSVDPPRPSRLVLVPLKDWTLLVFTVVAAVVLALGSVVRRVRVLTEEVRASARSGYAQPVSVRGQDEIADLARAFQEARAEIQARMAHQEAREQGLRDFLANTTHDVMTPLTVLQGHLSAMQRQLTRGESVGASEVSSAMSESHYMASLVHNLAAATRLEAGAPHVQRVPVDLNDVVARVLGRHRPIARQRRIELESGVPAAPVRVMGDVTLIEQAVSNVVANGVRHGHDGGHVAVVLENRQAGGFSLRVIDDGPGIPEAERARILERGFRGNAARTRAPEGQGLGLHIAQDVARVHGWSLTLSPSEHGGLEVCFSSGAPLLVDSGEAREERRE is encoded by the coding sequence GTGAAGCTTCGCACGCGACTGGCGCTCACCGCGGTGGTGGCGGTGATTCCCGTCGTGGTGACCATGCTGGTGCTCCAGCGCTCTCTCTGGGAGTACTCACAGGAGGACGCACTCGAGGCCGCGGTGCTCGCGCGCATGCAGGTGGAGCGAGAGCGCTGTGAAGCGTCGCCCGAGACCTGGCGTCCCCGACCCTCGGAGGAGGGGGCGCTGCCGGGCCGCGTCGTATTCGAGAGCGGTGAGGCGCGGCACCTCCGGAGGCCGCGACCCGAGGTCATCGAGGGGCCCGAGGGGCCTCGCCCGAAGAAGCCGGGGCGGGAGCCGACCTTCATGACGCTCTTCCCCTACGACTCCCGCCTGTCGTCGCGGAATGCCCTGGCGCCGGGCCTCACGGCCGAGGTGCGGGAGTCGCTGCGCGCGGGGATGGGGGCACGGCGCTTCGAGCAGGACGGCCGGGAGGTGCTGGACCTGTGGGTGCGCATGCCCTGGGAGGACGGGCCCTGTGCCTTCGTCCTGGCCCGGAGCGTGGACCCGCCACGTCCGTCGCGGCTGGTGCTGGTGCCGCTCAAGGACTGGACCTTGCTGGTGTTCACCGTCGTGGCGGCGGTGGTGCTGGCGCTCGGCTCCGTGGTGCGGCGGGTCCGCGTGCTCACCGAGGAGGTCCGCGCGTCGGCGCGCAGCGGTTACGCGCAGCCGGTGTCGGTGCGGGGCCAGGATGAGATCGCGGACCTGGCGCGGGCCTTCCAGGAAGCGCGCGCGGAGATCCAGGCGCGCATGGCACACCAGGAGGCGCGGGAGCAGGGGCTGCGGGACTTCCTCGCCAACACCACGCACGACGTGATGACGCCGCTCACGGTGCTCCAGGGACACCTGTCCGCGATGCAGCGGCAGCTGACCCGAGGTGAATCCGTGGGCGCGAGCGAGGTGAGCTCCGCCATGAGTGAGTCCCACTACATGGCCTCCCTGGTCCACAACCTCGCGGCGGCGACGCGGCTGGAGGCCGGTGCGCCCCATGTGCAGCGCGTGCCCGTGGACTTGAACGACGTGGTCGCCCGGGTGCTGGGGCGCCACCGGCCCATCGCCCGGCAGCGGCGCATCGAGCTGGAGAGCGGTGTGCCCGCGGCGCCCGTGCGGGTGATGGGGGATGTGACGCTCATCGAGCAGGCCGTGAGCAATGTGGTGGCCAACGGCGTGCGCCATGGCCATGACGGAGGCCACGTGGCGGTGGTGCTGGAGAACCGGCAGGCCGGCGGGTTCTCGCTCCGGGTCATCGACGACGGGCCCGGCATTCCCGAGGCGGAGCGGGCGCGCATCCTGGAGCGGGGCTTCCGAGGCAACGCCGCGCGGACCCGCGCGCCGGAAGGTCAGGGCCTGGGGCTGCACATCGCGCAGGACGTGGCCCGGGTGCATGGCTGGAGCCTGACGTTGAGTCCGTCGGAGCACGGCGGGCTCGAGGTGTGCTTCTCGAGCGGGGCGCCGCTCCTGGTGGACTCAGGAGAAGCGCGCGAGGAACGTCGCGAGTAG
- a CDS encoding sigma-70 family RNA polymerase sigma factor codes for MFQPPLTAPRTSDVPADRDLLQQVALGSGAAMRAVYSRCGARAFAVVLRLLPTRADAEEVLQETFIEVWRRARDFDPGRGGLETWVTTIARTRAIDRLRSMGTAARVAEGAAHQPPPLSATPVSPDDATAHGQDRARVRAAMVTLPSEQREVVELAYFEGLSQREIAERTGDPLGTVKTRARLALEKLADLLGPE; via the coding sequence ATGTTTCAGCCCCCTCTGACCGCTCCGCGGACGAGCGACGTGCCGGCCGACAGGGACCTGCTTCAGCAGGTGGCCCTGGGCAGCGGCGCGGCGATGCGGGCGGTCTATTCCCGCTGTGGGGCTCGGGCCTTCGCGGTGGTGCTGCGGCTGCTGCCCACGCGAGCGGACGCGGAGGAGGTCCTCCAGGAGACGTTCATCGAGGTGTGGCGGCGCGCGCGCGACTTCGACCCGGGGCGCGGTGGGCTGGAGACGTGGGTGACGACGATTGCCCGCACGCGCGCCATCGACCGGCTGAGGTCCATGGGAACCGCGGCCCGCGTCGCCGAGGGCGCGGCGCATCAGCCTCCGCCCTTGAGCGCGACGCCGGTGTCTCCCGACGACGCCACGGCGCACGGGCAGGACCGCGCGAGGGTGCGCGCGGCGATGGTGACGCTGCCCTCCGAGCAGCGGGAAGTGGTGGAGCTGGCGTACTTCGAAGGGCTGTCGCAGCGGGAGATCGCCGAGCGCACCGGGGACCCGCTGGGCACGGTGAAGACCCGCGCGAGGCTCGCGCTGGAGAAGCTCGCGGACCTGCTGGGGCCCGAGTGA
- a CDS encoding response regulator transcription factor, with amino-acid sequence MRERILVVEDDSRLGTQIVEHLRGAGFEATWWTEGRSLMPGALPDVRLVVLDLMLPGTYGLDMLKALRGFSEVPVLILSARNDTLDKVRALKLGADDYLTKPFWPEELIERVRARLRRPALCKEGAVLELGPLRVDLHGRAVQVEGRVVELTRVEFEVLAALARRPSEAVTRQWLAEHVLDPTREGTERTLDVHVSRLRRKLAPAQCVETVWGVGYRLTPRTRA; translated from the coding sequence ATGCGAGAGCGCATCCTGGTGGTGGAGGACGATTCCCGGCTCGGCACGCAGATTGTCGAGCACCTGCGAGGCGCGGGCTTCGAGGCCACGTGGTGGACGGAGGGGCGCAGCCTCATGCCCGGCGCGCTGCCCGACGTGCGGCTGGTGGTGCTCGACCTGATGCTGCCCGGGACGTATGGGCTGGACATGCTCAAGGCGCTCCGAGGGTTCTCGGAGGTGCCGGTCCTGATTCTCAGCGCGCGCAACGACACGCTGGACAAGGTGCGTGCGCTCAAGCTGGGCGCGGACGACTACCTGACGAAGCCCTTCTGGCCCGAGGAGCTCATCGAGCGGGTGCGCGCGCGGCTGCGGCGTCCCGCGCTCTGCAAGGAGGGCGCGGTGCTGGAGCTGGGCCCGCTGCGCGTCGACCTGCATGGCCGCGCGGTGCAGGTGGAGGGGCGCGTGGTGGAGCTGACGCGGGTGGAGTTCGAGGTGCTCGCGGCGCTGGCCCGCCGCCCCAGCGAAGCGGTGACGCGGCAGTGGCTGGCGGAGCACGTGCTGGACCCGACGCGAGAGGGGACGGAGCGCACGCTGGATGTCCACGTCTCCCGGCTGCGGCGGAAGCTGGCGCCGGCCCAGTGCGTGGAGACGGTGTGGGGCGTGGGCTATCGCCTGACGCCGAGGACGCGGGCGTGA
- a CDS encoding protein kinase domain-containing protein: MALQPGDRFGRYELVSWLGRGGMAETWRARWRGDAGVTKSVLIKRVLPEFDSDEALVSMFINEARISASLSHGNIAQVFDFGRVEGQYYLAMELVDGQPLHRVMKRAATTGLPRLPIPLATYIALEMCRGLHYAHTRTDDKGAPLSIVHRDISPDNVLISYEGQVKIVDFGIAKARMARNFKTEPGVVKGKYLFFSPEQARGQEVDARTDVWATGLVLYEMLCGQPPVTGGQASVMMRLANGEFPSPRQVRGELPVELDALVMRALSVDLKKRYESANAFADALAGFLYSFAPRFSTMNVAYLVRELFRADMAAEGRELAVPQAFIDELAMWRAGGAPEAPKRAPTQEEIARVSTEPRGVRKLQTPAGRKLLPPSTARLPAPVVEQPEVEPHTAKALTLRGSGGKWAAVLASALVLTGGAVVLHGGEDPVAEKEKQVELSPVTPILSATPESRHESDLRQARAHFDKGLFAKAVASTESCLAARPDHPDCLMISGASLARLERFEEAVQKYQRFIEKHPDHPHVSTVRTMRDEYARKVPPPPPPPASVSPLPTSPDVEHAQRLVGAAQDFIKAGRYKEALQFAMQCTAASPQVPDCHLLMGIAYARLSELDKGAQSYRRFLELAPKDHAFRKGVAAQLEAYDASRR, encoded by the coding sequence ATGGCCTTGCAGCCCGGCGACAGATTCGGCCGATACGAGCTGGTGTCCTGGCTTGGTCGGGGGGGAATGGCGGAGACGTGGCGCGCCCGATGGAGGGGCGACGCTGGCGTCACCAAGTCCGTCCTGATCAAGCGGGTGCTTCCCGAGTTCGACTCGGACGAGGCGCTCGTGTCGATGTTCATCAACGAGGCGCGGATCTCCGCCTCGCTGTCGCACGGGAACATCGCCCAGGTCTTCGACTTCGGGCGGGTGGAGGGGCAGTACTACCTGGCCATGGAGCTGGTGGATGGGCAGCCGCTGCACCGCGTGATGAAGCGCGCGGCGACGACGGGCCTGCCGCGTCTGCCCATTCCGCTGGCCACGTACATCGCGTTGGAGATGTGCCGGGGGCTGCACTACGCGCACACGCGCACGGATGACAAGGGCGCTCCGCTGAGCATCGTCCACCGGGACATCTCCCCGGACAACGTGCTGATCAGCTACGAGGGGCAGGTCAAGATCGTCGATTTCGGCATCGCGAAGGCGCGCATGGCGCGCAACTTCAAGACGGAGCCGGGGGTCGTGAAGGGCAAGTATCTGTTCTTCTCCCCCGAGCAGGCGCGGGGCCAGGAGGTGGATGCCCGCACCGATGTCTGGGCCACGGGGTTGGTGTTGTACGAGATGCTCTGTGGCCAGCCGCCCGTCACGGGGGGCCAGGCGTCGGTGATGATGCGGCTGGCGAACGGGGAGTTTCCGTCGCCTCGGCAGGTTCGCGGTGAGCTGCCCGTGGAGCTGGACGCGCTGGTCATGCGGGCGTTGTCGGTGGACTTGAAGAAGCGCTACGAGTCCGCGAATGCGTTCGCGGATGCGCTCGCGGGGTTCCTGTATTCGTTCGCGCCGCGCTTCTCGACGATGAACGTGGCGTATCTGGTTCGCGAGCTGTTCCGCGCGGACATGGCGGCGGAGGGCCGCGAGCTGGCGGTGCCGCAGGCCTTCATCGATGAGCTGGCGATGTGGCGGGCGGGTGGGGCTCCGGAGGCCCCGAAGCGGGCACCGACGCAGGAGGAGATTGCCCGGGTCTCCACGGAGCCGAGGGGCGTGCGGAAGCTCCAGACACCGGCGGGACGGAAGCTGTTGCCTCCGTCCACGGCGAGGCTCCCCGCGCCTGTCGTCGAGCAACCCGAGGTGGAGCCACACACGGCGAAGGCGCTGACGCTTCGAGGGAGTGGCGGGAAATGGGCCGCGGTCCTGGCGTCCGCACTGGTGCTGACGGGCGGCGCGGTTGTGTTGCATGGCGGGGAGGACCCGGTGGCGGAGAAGGAGAAGCAGGTGGAGTTGTCGCCCGTGACGCCGATTCTCTCCGCGACGCCCGAGAGTCGGCACGAGTCGGACCTGCGTCAGGCCCGGGCCCATTTCGACAAGGGGTTGTTCGCGAAGGCCGTTGCGTCGACGGAGTCGTGCCTCGCCGCCAGGCCCGATCACCCTGACTGCCTGATGATCTCAGGTGCGAGCCTGGCGCGCCTGGAGCGGTTCGAGGAGGCGGTCCAGAAATACCAACGCTTCATCGAGAAGCATCCCGACCATCCCCATGTGTCGACCGTCCGCACGATGCGGGACGAATATGCCCGGAAGGTGCCGCCGCCTCCGCCGCCTCCCGCCAGCGTGAGCCCTCTGCCCACGTCGCCCGATGTGGAGCACGCACAGCGGCTGGTGGGGGCTGCCCAGGACTTCATCAAGGCAGGGCGCTACAAAGAAGCGCTTCAGTTCGCGATGCAATGCACGGCTGCGTCTCCCCAGGTCCCAGACTGTCATTTGCTGATGGGGATCGCCTACGCGCGACTGTCGGAGCTCGACAAGGGAGCCCAGTCCTACCGACGCTTTCTCGAACTGGCGCCCAAGGACCATGCCTTTCGCAAGGGCGTCGCAGCCCAGCTCGAGGCGTACGACGCGTCCCGTCGCTGA
- a CDS encoding sigma 54-interacting transcriptional regulator: MLWTVARLGDEDGDESQVRTDALPAVRGPRFRVKLAVLSGPDAGKVYPLGPGRYRVGSEATADIVLPDRAVSRQHLILEVGDEAVRATDPGSRNGSFCEGMRFSELEVRPGATLTLGTTELRLMPEGERAKAVPLSSRASFGALVGNSRRMREVFTVLERLTAGESDVLIQGETGTGKELCAEAIHVHGTRSKGPFVIADLAGIPPQLLESELFGHVKGAFTGAHGDRAGAFERAHGGTLFLDEVGELPLEVQPRLLRVLERRQVKRMGANDYRTFNVRVVAATHQDLEGAVKQGRFRGDLFHRLAVLRVVLPSLRERPEDIPLLIDTVLERMGRPPSALSDVTRALLTQYPWPGNVRELRNVVDRVVSLGEEALPDIPDVPSTVSSRQDDGESTLSLALDLPFKEAKEQLIEGFERDYLRNLVERCEGNVSRAAREAGIDRVYLRKLLRKHGLDAGGA; encoded by the coding sequence ATGTTGTGGACCGTGGCACGTTTGGGAGACGAGGACGGGGACGAATCGCAGGTCCGAACCGACGCCCTGCCGGCGGTCCGAGGCCCTCGGTTCCGAGTGAAGCTGGCGGTGCTGTCGGGACCGGACGCGGGCAAGGTGTACCCGCTGGGGCCGGGGCGCTACCGCGTGGGCTCCGAGGCGACGGCGGACATCGTCCTGCCGGATCGCGCCGTGTCGCGTCAGCACCTCATCCTGGAGGTCGGGGACGAGGCCGTCCGAGCAACGGACCCTGGATCACGCAACGGCTCCTTCTGCGAGGGTATGCGTTTCTCGGAATTGGAGGTTCGCCCAGGGGCCACGCTGACCCTGGGGACGACGGAGCTGCGGCTCATGCCGGAGGGAGAGCGCGCCAAGGCCGTTCCCCTCTCCTCTCGGGCCAGCTTCGGAGCACTGGTGGGCAACAGCCGCCGCATGCGCGAGGTCTTCACCGTCCTGGAGCGGCTGACGGCGGGCGAGTCGGACGTGCTCATCCAGGGCGAGACGGGCACGGGCAAGGAGCTGTGCGCGGAGGCCATCCACGTCCACGGCACCCGCAGCAAGGGGCCCTTCGTCATCGCGGACCTCGCGGGCATTCCGCCGCAGCTCCTGGAGAGCGAGCTGTTCGGCCACGTGAAGGGCGCCTTCACGGGCGCGCACGGCGACAGGGCCGGAGCCTTCGAGCGCGCGCACGGAGGCACGCTGTTCCTCGACGAGGTCGGCGAGCTGCCGCTCGAGGTCCAACCTCGGCTGCTGCGCGTGCTGGAGCGCCGTCAGGTCAAGCGCATGGGCGCCAATGACTACCGCACCTTCAACGTGCGCGTCGTGGCCGCCACCCACCAGGACCTGGAAGGCGCGGTGAAGCAAGGCCGCTTCCGCGGAGACCTCTTCCACCGGCTCGCCGTGCTGCGGGTCGTGCTGCCCTCGCTGCGCGAGCGGCCCGAGGACATCCCGCTGCTCATCGACACCGTGCTGGAGCGAATGGGCAGACCGCCCAGCGCGCTGTCGGACGTCACTCGCGCCCTGCTCACGCAGTACCCGTGGCCCGGCAACGTGCGCGAGCTGCGCAACGTGGTGGACCGCGTGGTGAGCCTGGGTGAAGAGGCGCTGCCAGACATTCCGGACGTGCCGTCGACGGTGTCCTCGCGCCAGGACGACGGAGAGTCCACCCTCTCCCTCGCGCTGGACCTGCCCTTCAAGGAAGCCAAGGAGCAGCTCATCGAGGGCTTCGAGCGCGACTACCTCCGCAACCTCGTCGAGCGGTGCGAGGGCAACGTCTCCCGCGCCGCCCGGGAAGCCGGGATTGACCGCGTCTACCTCCGCAAGCTGCTGCGCAAGCACGGGCTCGACGCGGGGGGCGCCTGA
- a CDS encoding DUF4382 domain-containing protein → MSFIGLRRSSFVSIAAIALLLPLIGCGDDKGKVSVLLTDAPGDGIEKAVVTISSVYLQGGDDKGGRVVLRDEPVTVSLLDLANATSEIVSEAEVPDGEYHQLRFVITGGYLETRNADGTTSIFATANNYEGLPEGAVVAGQLHMPSYDSSGLKVKFDEKLTIEGTQKILLVDFDVAQSFGKQAGGSGRWVMSPVIKAAEVTASASVNVEVKLGTGVTLPTIEGKALTLADFQAVLINAEGTQERLPLTDANADGTYEASFKFLFPGSFQVELAAPAGVTVTTTPGQPVTFKLESGRDSTQSLVVSSALLQ, encoded by the coding sequence ATGTCGTTCATCGGACTTCGTCGCTCGAGCTTTGTCTCGATTGCCGCCATTGCGTTGCTGTTGCCACTGATTGGATGTGGCGATGACAAGGGCAAGGTCTCCGTCCTCCTGACGGACGCGCCCGGAGATGGCATCGAGAAGGCCGTGGTCACCATCTCCTCCGTCTATCTCCAGGGGGGTGATGACAAGGGGGGCCGGGTCGTCCTGCGCGACGAGCCCGTCACCGTGAGCCTGCTGGACCTGGCCAACGCCACGTCGGAGATCGTCTCCGAGGCCGAGGTTCCGGACGGGGAGTACCACCAGCTGCGCTTCGTCATCACGGGCGGATATCTGGAGACGCGCAACGCGGACGGCACCACGTCCATCTTCGCCACGGCGAACAACTACGAGGGGCTCCCCGAGGGCGCGGTCGTCGCCGGCCAGCTCCACATGCCCAGCTACGACTCGTCCGGCCTGAAGGTGAAGTTCGACGAGAAGCTCACCATCGAGGGCACCCAGAAGATCCTCCTGGTCGACTTCGACGTGGCGCAGAGCTTCGGCAAGCAGGCCGGTGGCTCGGGCCGCTGGGTCATGAGCCCCGTCATCAAGGCCGCCGAGGTGACCGCCTCCGCGAGCGTCAACGTCGAGGTGAAGCTGGGCACGGGCGTCACCCTGCCCACCATCGAGGGCAAGGCGCTGACCCTGGCGGACTTCCAGGCGGTGCTCATCAACGCCGAGGGCACCCAGGAGCGGCTGCCCCTGACGGACGCCAACGCGGATGGCACCTACGAGGCCAGCTTCAAGTTCCTCTTCCCCGGCAGCTTCCAGGTCGAGCTCGCGGCCCCCGCGGGCGTGACGGTCACCACCACGCCCGGGCAGCCGGTGACGTTCAAGCTGGAGTCCGGCCGGGACAGCACCCAGTCGCTGGTCGTGAGCAGCGCCCTGCTCCAGTAG